GCCTCATAGGCAATGGCATAATTATCATAGTTATGCCTTGTTCTTTCCTCTAAAAATATATGGGTTTTTCTATATTTAAATTTAAATGTGCTCCTTTTAATCTCATTCATAATCCCTTGGTAAGAAAGGCTTTTGGGAAGGATCCGGTGAGCAATCCCTTCTGGGATAAGGAGATGGGTTTGAGAAACCTCCTGGGCAAAGGGAAGGGGAACATAGATGCCCCTTTTTTCTATATTCCTATGGACAATATCAATAAACCTTGTCCCTATAAGGGCTGGATCTGGCTTTTTGGAAGGCTCAAAGGAAAAGGCAATATCCGGGTATCTCTTTTTTAGGTTCTCACAATACCACAAATACCTTAATTCAAGCTTGTCAATCAAAGCCACATCACCTCGGACATTTTCAACAAAATGTAGATACCACAAGGGAAAGGCAAATGTGTCTCCCATTATAAGAAGAATTGAATTTTTTTCTAATGGCTCTAGGATATTTCTTCCGTAGTCATAGGAATAAAAATCCCTATCCCGGTTTGCAGAGTAATAGTTTGTAAGGAGGGGGATTGAGGGGATAAGGAGAAAGAAGGCTCGGATGTGCTTTATTTTATTTTTTGCAAAAACAAGGAATTCGCCAAGGAATATAGAAAGAACAAGGAATGTAGGGATATAATAATCCTCAATGTTATGAATCTGGTATCTTATGGAATGGAGGATATCAAAAGCTATTATCAGCCCGAAGAATATAGCCTCAAAACGCCTTTTTGCTACCATAATGAAAATTCCAATTATTGCTGGAATAAGAATAAAAAAGGTAAATTGGGATGGAAAGAAATAAAGGGAGGATTTGAAGTTTGAAAGCCATTGGGAAGATGAGGCAAAATAATGGCTATATTCCTTAACGGTAATGTGTGAGATAAACCTTTCTAATGTATCAGGAGAGCCCCAATTTGCCTCTGGATTTGATGCTGCCCTCATGGGAAGGTAAATATAAAGCAAAAGGGGGAGGAAGAAGAATAGCAATATCAATGAGCCGGAAGCCTTGAGCCGGAAGCCTTGAGCCTTCTTTTCTTTCTTGCGTTTTAATCTAGAAAAAATAAGGAATATTGCTGAGGGAATAATGAATATTGTTTGCAAATGGTGGGTAAAGGACAAACCCAAGAGGAAAGAAAATAAGTATAGCAATTTTGAATTTTGAATTTTGAATTTTGAATTTTCTTGCCATTTAAGGAGAATAAGGATAAGCAGGCTTAAAAAAAGGGCATTTAATGTATATTTCTCAGAGATTACAGCCTGCTGCCAGAATATCCTTGAGAAAGAAAAAACAAGGGCTGGGACAATTGCTATGATTTTGTCTTTGTAAAGTCTCATTCCTATAAAACAAAGGAACATAGAGGCAAGGCTAGCAGAAAGGGAGGAGAAAAAATTCATCCTATAGGCTATATTTCCAATGGGAAGAATGCTCATTATGAGCTTTCCAAGTATGCAATATAAAGGGTATCCGGGTGGATGTGATATGCCAAGAGAATATGCGGCTGTTATCATCTCGCCCGAATCGTGAAGGTCAACGCTCGGTGTTAGGGTTAAAGAATAGACAAAAAAAGAAATAAGGAAGACAAATAAACCTGCCATCCTAAGCTAACAACTCATCTATTTTAACATTTTCCTTAATCAATTCAGCAAGCAAGGAGAGCTTTTCCTTCTCGTGTGTCCTTGCGTGTCCAATCAGCCATTCTGCCTTTTGGGCTGTAGTCAGGGTGTCATAGGAAACAAGGAGAATTGGGACATTCCTCTCCTCTGCCAAGCCTAAAATAATATCAGAGGGAATAAAGCCTCCGGTAAGGATTAAACAAACCGCGTTTGCCTCTAATGCGGCAAGCTGAATATCCGCCCTGTCTCCACCTGTGATTACCGCAAGGTTTTTCTTTCTTTGGAAGAATATCATTGCATGCTCTGCATCCATTGCTCCAATCATTACGGATTGAGCTAATTTATCCAGATAGTTTTCTCCACAAAGAACCTCTGCAGATAGCTCATTTTTTAATGCCTTA
This window of the bacterium genome carries:
- a CDS encoding DUF2723 domain-containing protein — encoded protein: MAGLFVFLISFFVYSLTLTPSVDLHDSGEMITAAYSLGISHPPGYPLYCILGKLIMSILPIGNIAYRMNFFSSLSASLASMFLCFIGMRLYKDKIIAIVPALVFSFSRIFWQQAVISEKYTLNALFLSLLILILLKWQENSKFKIQNSKLLYLFSFLLGLSFTHHLQTIFIIPSAIFLIFSRLKRKKEKKAQGFRLKASGSLILLFFFLPLLLYIYLPMRAASNPEANWGSPDTLERFISHITVKEYSHYFASSSQWLSNFKSSLYFFPSQFTFFILIPAIIGIFIMVAKRRFEAIFFGLIIAFDILHSIRYQIHNIEDYYIPTFLVLSIFLGEFLVFAKNKIKHIRAFFLLIPSIPLLTNYYSANRDRDFYSYDYGRNILEPLEKNSILLIMGDTFAFPLWYLHFVENVRGDVALIDKLELRYLWYCENLKKRYPDIAFSFEPSKKPDPALIGTRFIDIVHRNIEKRGIYVPLPFAQEVSQTHLLIPEGIAHRILPKSLSYQGIMNEIKRSTFKFKYRKTHIFLEERTRHNYDNYAIAYEARAGFLAERGLYEDGIFCLKEAIKIDPNKTSSFYNLGILYRDSGKLDKAEEIFKEMINKFKGADGHYGLGMVYQKKNRLDDAIKEYKEAISLDPKKIFIYHSLGSVYLEKGMFKEAIQAFQDSLKISPDDPNSYYNLGVTYWKGGRIEEAISAYRKVLELSPNYPGVAESLRILTGG